The Rosa chinensis cultivar Old Blush chromosome 7, RchiOBHm-V2, whole genome shotgun sequence DNA segment ATCTTGCACAAGGATCTCGAGTGCTTTGTGGAGGATGATGAACATCAAATTCAGTTGAGTGTGCCTGCAGCAAGGACATGGGAGGATGCAGGGTCGATTGAGAAGAGTAGGGACAGCATGACCATAGGGTGTTCATGTTGCGGGGCGCCATTGAAGTTGAGTTCAGCTTCCTCCTACTCAAAAGCAAAGAGTGTTAGCGGGCTAGCGCAAGCTCCTACGCCTTCTCCACGAGCACCCGCAGGGAGAAATGATGATAATCCTGGTTTGGACTTGCCCCCTATTCGATATCCAGAACTCAAGTTTATGTCTGATAATGAGTCTGAGCTTCCAGAGGATGTGTATGGAACACACATGAAAAATCGTGAGTCTCCTAAACACacaaaattattttggtttcttTACTAGTCACTTATGGTTATGAAGAGTTTAAGATATTATTCCTAATTCCAATAGCTCTTAATATAACATTATGGATACGTGTTTTTCCAAGCATGAATGATTTAGCGGATGGATTTTGTGTCTGCAGAAAAGGAAGATCCGAAAGCTGCTACATTGCCATTATTGACAGAAGGTGATGAGTTAGCTGATGATGCTAACAGGACTCCTATATATGGCAGAGGAAACAGGTTCTTTGGAATCCCACTTTCAGATTCAGCTCAAAATAGTCCTAGGGTGGCTATGAGGATTTCAAAGAAATCACCACTCGAAAAGAGCGAGTTTGCTTTGGAATCGGTTGATGGAAATCTTCCAAATGATGCAGATTGTGATTCAATTTTGCACCGTCTGAAGAGACAGGTCCGCTTGGACAGGAAGTCACTGATGGCTTTGTACATGGAACTCGATGAAGAAAGAAGTGCTTCAGCTGTAGCAGCCAACAATGCAATGGCTATGATCACAAGGCTACAAGCAGAGAAGGCTGCTGTTCAGATGGAGGCATTGCAATATCAGAGAATGATGGAGGAGCAGGCGGAGTATGACCAAGAAGCCCTGGAAGCAACATATGATTTGCTTGCCAAGAGAGAAGATGATCTCAGGGTTTTAGAGGCTGAAATAGAGGCTTATAGGGAGAAATATGGATTGTTGAAGGAATTTGTCTACAAGGACCAAGATGAGGCTGGTGAATGTGGTACTCCTCTGAGCGTAAAGTATGGCGCAAACAACATGCAAAATGATCAAGCCGGGTCAGCAAAGGAAGAGAATGCAGAGGCTGCCCACGGCGAAAGTTTGAAACCACTGAAAGGGGAGAAGACTTACCTACTTGGGCGGTTCAAGAAACTAGACAAGATGAGAAACTCATCATCTAATGGGTTCTTGCCAGATGGTCTGAATGAGGATGAGATAGGTAACACATACAACCATAAACAGTCAAGTTTGAAATGAGTATGTataattgttttgaattttcgaAAAATGAATAATTACTGTTTCTAATATTGCAGGAAATGGAAACAAAGCTGCCCTAACAAGGCAATTGTCGCTGTTGTCTCATCTTAGTGATAGAGTGAAGGCTCTTGAATCTGACACCGGATTCCTAGAGTATGCTGCTAAGACACTTGAGAAACATAGTGAAGGAACAAAACTTTTGACAGAGATAACTCAAAATTTACAGAAGCTCCGGCACCTAGTGAATCTGCCTACTGAGGAACAAAACAAGACGCCTCCGGTGGAACAAAAGAAGGAGCAAAACAAGACGGATTCGGAGGAACAAAAGAAGGAGCAAAACAAGACGCTTCCGGAGGAACAAAATAAGAAGTCTCCGGAGGAACAAAAGGAGCAAAGTAAGACGCCTTCGGAGGAACAAAAGGAGCAAAACAAGACGCCTCCAGGGGAACAAAAGAAGGAGCAAAACAAGACGCCTCCGGAGGAACAAAATAAGGCGCATCCGGAGGAACAAAAGGAGCAAAGTA contains these protein-coding regions:
- the LOC112180534 gene encoding probable myosin-binding protein 5, which encodes MSSNKKTITKGRFTLYVERNMGELSRFMVYAVLEWALIILLFIDGLFAFVANEFAKLFELRYPCWLCSRIDHILVNRGRDFYYNDSICESHKKDVSYLAYCHNHKRLSDIRKMCEACLLSFATEKESDFDTYKSLVGILHKDLECFVEDDEHQIQLSVPAARTWEDAGSIEKSRDSMTIGCSCCGAPLKLSSASSYSKAKSVSGLAQAPTPSPRAPAGRNDDNPGLDLPPIRYPELKFMSDNESELPEDVYGTHMKNQKEDPKAATLPLLTEGDELADDANRTPIYGRGNRFFGIPLSDSAQNSPRVAMRISKKSPLEKSEFALESVDGNLPNDADCDSILHRLKRQVRLDRKSLMALYMELDEERSASAVAANNAMAMITRLQAEKAAVQMEALQYQRMMEEQAEYDQEALEATYDLLAKREDDLRVLEAEIEAYREKYGLLKEFVYKDQDEAGECGTPLSVKYGANNMQNDQAGSAKEENAEAAHGESLKPLKGEKTYLLGRFKKLDKMRNSSSNGFLPDGLNEDEIGNGNKAALTRQLSLLSHLSDRVKALESDTGFLEYAAKTLEKHSEGTKLLTEITQNLQKLRHLVNLPTEEQNKTPPVEQKKEQNKTDSEEQKKEQNKTLPEEQNKKSPEEQKEQSKTPSEEQKEQNKTPPGEQKKEQNKTPPEEQNKAHPEEQKEQSKMPSEEQKEQNKKLPEDQKEQNKTPPEEQKKEQSKTPPEE